The following are from one region of the Bos mutus isolate GX-2022 chromosome 18, NWIPB_WYAK_1.1, whole genome shotgun sequence genome:
- the CHST4 gene encoding carbohydrate sulfotransferase 4, whose product MIPPKRMKLLLFLASQMAIFILFILVYSHDDNSLQVKEEPKSPHTHVLVLSSWRSGSSFVGQLFGQHPDVFYLMEPAWHVWMTFTQSTAQRLHMAVRDLIRAVFLCDMSVFDAYMNPGPRKQSSLFQWDGSRALCSPPACNLFPRDKIIPQAHCRILCHQQPFEVVEEACRTYSHVVLKEVRFFNLQVLYPLLRDPSLNLHIVHLVRDPRAVFRSREHTTNELKIDSYIVMGQHWQKLKEEDQPYYAMQVICQSQLEIFKAVQSLPKALRQRYLLVRYEDLVRDPLGQTARMYEYVGLKFLPRLQTWVHNITRGKGMGKHAFHTNARNALNVSQAWRWSLPYKKVFRLQKVCRNTMNLLGYHLVTSDQEQKNLSLDLLSTWSPYELVYQED is encoded by the coding sequence ATGATACCGCCCAAAAGAATGAAGCTCCTGCTGTtcctggcttcccagatggccatCTTCATTCTGTTCATCCTTGTGTACTCCCATGATGACAACTCCCTGCAGGTGAAGGAGGAACCCAAGTCCCCGCACACTCATGTGCTGGTCCTGTCTTCATGGCGCTCTGGCTCCTCTTTTGTAGGGCAGCTTTTTGGACAGCACCCAGATGTCTTTTACCTGATGGAGCCCGCCTGGCACGTGTGGATGACCTTCACACAAAGCACAGCCCAGAGGCTGCATATGGCTGTGCGGGACCTCATTCGGGCCGTCTTTCTGTGTGACATGAGTGTCTTTGATGCCTACATGAATCCTGGCCCCCGGAAACAGTCCAGCCTATTCCAGTGGGATGGCAGCCGGGCCCTGTGTTCCCCACCTGCCTGCAACCTCTTCCCGCGAGATAAGATCATACCCCAGGCCCACTGCAGGATTCTGTGCCACCAGCAGCCCTTCGAGGTGGTGGAGGAGGCCTGCCGCACCTACAGCCACGTGGTGCTCAAGGAGGTGCGCTTCTTCAACCTGCAGGTGCTCTACCCTCTGCTGAGAGACCCTTCCCTCAACCTGCACATTGTGCACCTGGTCCGGGACCCCCGCGCAGTGTTCCGGTCCCGAGAACACACCACGAATGAACTTAAGATTGATAGCTACATTGTGATGGGGCAGCATTGGCAGAAACTCAAGGAGGAGGATCAACCTTACTATGCGATGCAAGTCATCTGCCAAAGCCAGCTGGAGATCTTCAAAGCTGTACAGTCCTTGCCCAAAGCCCTAAGGCAGCGCTACCTGCTCGTGCGCTATGAGGACTTGGTCCGGGACCCCCTGGGCCAAACTGCCCGAATGTATGAATACGTAGGGCTGAAATTCTTGCCCCGGCTCCAGACTTGGGTACATAATATCACTCGAGGCAAGGGCATGGGTAAGCACGCCTTCCACACAAATGCCAGGAATGCGCTCAATGTCTCTCAGGCCTGGCGCTGGTCCCTGCCTTATAAAAAGGTTTTTCGACTTCAGAAAGTCTGCAGGAATACCATGAACCTGCTGGGCTACCACCTTGTCACATCAGACCAAGAGCAGAAAAATCTGTCGCTGGATCTTCTGTCTACCTGGAGCCCCTATGAGCTGGTCTACCAAGAGGATTAA